One part of the Dasypus novemcinctus isolate mDasNov1 chromosome 27, mDasNov1.1.hap2, whole genome shotgun sequence genome encodes these proteins:
- the LOC101427860 gene encoding olfactory receptor 6M1-like, translated as MQNQTTVSEFILMAFPVLQKFQISLFVVLLFTYLLTLTGNIVIISLIWADNRLQTPMYFFLSNLSFLDILYTTSVTPKLLACLLEERKTISFAGCITQTYFFFFLGTVEFILLAVMSFDRYVAICNPLRYTIIINSRACLMLVLGCWVGAFLSVLCPTFVVSRLPFCYKEISHFFCDIAPLLQVACVDTHFIEMINFLLSSLVLLTSLGLTTVSYFNIISTILRIPSAQGRQKAFSTCASHIMVVSIAYGSNIFMYVRPSQSHSMDFDKVTAVLTTMVTPLLNPFIYSLRNEKVKEVLREAISRMRFLLHRT; from the coding sequence ATGCAAAATCAGACCACAGTAAGTGAATTTATCCTGATGGCCTTTCCTGTTCTCCAGAAGTTTCAGATTTCCCTCTTCGTGGTTCTCTTGTTTACTTACTTGCTTACTCTAACAGGAAATATTGTCATTATTTCCCTAATATGGGCTGACAATCGCCTTCAAACTCCAATGTACTTCTTCCTCAGTAATTTGTCATTTTTGGACATTTTATACACTACCTCGGTCACCCCAAAGCTGTTAGCCTGTCTCCTAGAGGAGAGGAAGACCATATCCTTTGCTGGCTGCATCACCCAaacatatttcttcttcttcctgggGACAGTGGAGTTTATCCTCTTGGCGGTCATGTCCTTTGACCGCTACGTGGCCATCTGTAACCCCCTGCGCTACACCATCATCATCAACAGCAGGGCCTGCCTCATGCTGGTTCTGGGCTGCTGGGTCGGCGCCTTCCTGTCCGTGCTATGCCCAACATTTGTGGTGTCCAGGCTACCTTTCTGCTACAAGGAAATTAGTCACTTCTTCTGTGACATTGCCCCTCTGCTGCAGGTGGCCTGTGTAGACACTCACTTCATAGAGATGATCAACTTCCTCTTATCTTCCCTTGTCCTCCTGACCTCACTGGGACTCACCACTGTGTCCTACTTCAACATCATTTCGACCATCCTGCGTATCCCGTCAGCCCAAGGGCGTCAGAAGGCCTTTTCCACTTGTGCTTCCCACATCATGGTTGTCTCCATCGCCTATGGGAGCAACATCTTCATGTATGTGAGGCCCAGCCAGAGCCATTCTATGGATTTTGACAAGGTGACTGCTGTCCTCACCACAATGGTGACCCCTCTCCTGAACCCATTTATTTATAGTCTAAGGAATGAAAAGGTAAAGGAAGTCTTGAGAGAAGCAATCAGCAGAATGAGGTTCTTATTGCACAGAACTTGA